AGCCAACAGCTTGTTCAAGAAGAAGCAATAATCGAAGATACACCATCTGGTTTGTTTGGTTACACATTTCCGTTGATTTTTGAGTTCTCGGGACGTGCAACTCAAGTCGGTGACGTAACATTATTTTCTAGCCGAGAGGTCGTCTTTAGTCGCATCATGATCTCTATTTACTTTTTGATAGGTAATGCGATGATTAAGACGACATTCTTGATTATTCTATTTTTAATTGCCTTCAGAAAGCTACTCACCGAACCACTAAGCGATCTCACCGAGCAAATTGAAGACTTTGAGGTCGACAACGTTGACGGTCATAAAATAGATATCGGCGCAAAAGAGCGCAATGAACTAAAGATCATGGAAGAGGCATTCAATAAGCTAATTGATAAGGTCTCTGAATATCGTAAAAAGCTCGATCAAACTCAAAAAGAGCTTTTGATCAGCAATGAAAAGCTTGATCAACATAATATTCAGTTGGAGCAAGAAGTCGCACGTAAGACCTCAAACCTGAGCCAAGCGATGATGGATCTCCAGCAACAAAAATATGAATTAGAAAAGCAGAAGTTAACGCTCACAGAAGAGATTGATTTAAGAAAACAAACAGAAGAAGAACTATTAACAAAACAAAAAGAGCTTGAGAAATACGTAGATGAGCTGAACATGGCACAAGAGCGCTTAGTGGGCTCTGAAAAAATGGCGGCACTTGGTGGCCTCGTTGCCGGTATTACGCACGATATTAATACGCCCGTTGGTATCGGCGTGACTGCGACGTCGTTCTTGCAGGAACGTTTAGATCAGCTTGAAGCGGCGTACAACGGAAAAACCTTATCACCAAAAGCGTTAGAAGAATTCATTAGCGAAGCAAAGCAAAGTGCTAGCCTACTTACCACCAATTTGGACCGCGCATCGGAGCTTGTCGCAAGCTTTAAACAAATTGCAGTCGATCAGGCCAGTGAAGCGGTTCGTACCATTAACCTGAAGCAATACCTTGGTGAAGTGATCCGCTCATTACATCCAAAATTGAAGAAAACTCATCATCAAGTGAATGTTGAATGCCCTGAAGACATGACGCTAAATTTACCAGCTGGGGCAATTAGCCAAATATTCACTAACCTTATCATGAACTCTTTGATCCATGGTTTTGAAAATCAAGACCAAGGACAAATAGATATTAAAATTAAAGAAGACAATGGTATGGTAAATATCGTCTACAAAGACAACGGCAAGGGCGTAAGTAAAGCCCAACTAGACCGGTTGTTTGACCCCTTCTTTACGACCAAACGCGATCAAGGAGGCAGTGGGCTTGGTACCCATATTACCCTAAACCTCGTAAAACAAACCTTGAATGGGGATATCGAAGTAAATAGTGAAGAAGGCAAAGGCCTCACCTACTACATCAGCTTCCCAAAAGACTTACAAAAACCAATGGCGATGTTTAGCTAACCAAGTTTAGTACACGACAACCATCCAATACGCCAAGCTGCACAGTGGCGTATTGGAGCAAGATATCTCCCTCCACCATCAAACATCATCTAGTGGAATACAAGCTGTGACCTTTTTGCTATGATGACCGCAATTTTATTCCAGACGGGCATATTTCTATGTGGTTCAGTAACTTAATCTGCTACAAATTCAAACAAGATGTAACTTACGCACAAGAAGATTTCGAAAAAGCACTCGAGCAGGATATTTTTCGTCCTTGTGGTAGCCAAGACATGACCACTTTTGGCTGGACAAAAGCCTTCGGTAAACATGGTCAGATGCTTTCACATTTCTCACAAGACAGCATTTTAGTATGTGCTAAACGAGAAGAGAAAGTGCTACCAGCCGCCGTGATTAACGAAATGGTCGCCGAAAAAATTGAGCAAATAGAGCAGCAAGAAAATCGTCCAGTAAAGAAAAAAGAAAAAGACGATATTAAAGAAAATATCCTAGCCACTTTATTACCTCAAGCGTTCAAAAAATCGAGCCTACAATTTGCTTTTATCGACCAAAAATCAGGTTGGGTTATTGTAAATAGTGCCAGCTTCAATAAAGCGGAAGAACTACTTGCACTACTGCGTAAGTCTCTGGGCACACTTCCTGTTGTACCTGCGTTTGCAAACTATGATTTAGACTTACAGCTAACACACTGGCTCACCGAGTTTAGTGCACCTGAAGGCTTTGCAATAGGCACCGACGCTGAGTTGCAAGAGCCAGACGACAACGGCGCTCAAGTCAAGTTAAAACAACATGACCTTTCATCAGACGAAATCAAAACGCACCTAGAAAACGGTAAACGTGTGACTAAACTCGCGTTAGATTGGCGTGAGCGCGTGAAATTCGTTTTACAAAACGATGGCACATTAAAGCGTTTAAGCTATGCAGAAGCACTTAAGGACCAAAATGCGGATATTCCAAAAGAAGATCTAGCCGTTAAACTTGATGCTGACTTTATTTTGGTCTCGGAAGAAATCAAAGAGTTGTTAGAAGATCTAACCAAAGGTCTTGGTGACGACGAAGGCTTAGAGTCTTAATTTAGTATCAATCATCTAGAGTCTGTTGACCTTTGGGTACGAAAAATTGATAGCGGATATGGCTATCAATTTTTCTTTGTCCAGTTCAATACGCTATCTTCACAAGGTCACTTTGCGCCAATAGCGAACGGACTAAACGCACTCAAGTACCAGCGTTTAGTTACTGGCTCGCCACTTTATTTGCACTAACCAACGCATTTGTCGCGCTTTATTTACTCTTCAATGGCATGATAGGAATTCGGCTTTGGCAGTAACGCTTTGCTAACCTGAATTTCAGGTATCGAAGACAATTTACGCCAGTAGTCCGATACCCAGCAACGGTAACTCGTACAATTAAACGGAGTTTGACGCGCGTGAATGTAAAAAGCATTTCATTGGCTTTGATGGTAGTGATAATTTGGGGGCTTAACTTTTCGGTCATTAAATTTGGCCTAGCAGAATTGCCTCCTATTTTATTCTCAGGCTTGCGTTTTTTGGTAGTCGCGATCCCTGCAGTATTCTTCATTCCTTTTCCTAAAACGTCGGTATGGAACGTACTCGGTGTTGGGCTGTTTTTAGGTGTGCTTAAGTTTAGCTTGCTGTTTATTGCGATGGAGTCAAACGCATCAGCCGGCATTGCTTCTTTGTTGCTACAAGCCCAAGTCATTTTCACGATATTGCTAAGTGTTTTGTTGTTAAAGGAAACCATGAATCGCTTTCAAGTGGTGGGGATTAGCATTGCAACGTTTGGCTTTAGTTTGTTTTTTATCAACTCCTCTGGGTCAACGACAATATTGGGCGCGGTGCTCATTCTATTCGCGGCATTATTTTGGTCGTTTTCAAATCTCATTATGAAGCGCCTGCAAGACGTTAATTTACTCCATTTTATTGTTTGGGTAAGCCTAGTGCCACCATTGCCACTTTTTACACTGTCTTATTTTATTGAAACTGACGCTCCATTGACCTTACTACTGAACACCCCAACACAGTCTTGGTTATCCATTGCCTATGTGGGTTATATCTCGACGCTGATTGCATTCGCAATATGGGGTTGGCTACTTAAAAATCACAAGGCCGCAGCAGTGACGCCTTTTGCTTTATTAATCCCTATTGTCGGCATTGTAGGTTCAGCCTTATTACTTAATGAGCAGTTGATGTTAATGGAAGCTATTGGGGGTGGTTTTATTTTATGTGGCTTAACGATTTCAGTTACAGGTGCTCGGTTAAGTAAAGTACTTAGAAAGCCTCCGGCTGAGGCTTTATCCTAAACAATAAAGACCTCAAATGAGGTCTTTATGTTCACGTATTACCTATGAAGCAAAGACGCTAAAACTACTTGTAGAGTTACAAGAATATTAAGCAAACATCGTTTTAACGTCTTCTAGTGTTTCAAGATAAGCTTCATCTGCAAATATATTTACAGCTCTGATCACGCCTTTTTCCTCGTAGAGTTTTAGAGCAGCTGACTTATCTGACACCTGTAAAATCCCCTCCACTATAGCCCCTACTCGAATAAAATCGACGTAGCACACATGTTCAGGCTTATAGTTTGGGTTAGCCCATGACTCAGCGACTTCAACAAATTCATCGGTAAACTCCCACTCTCGCATTATTGCACCACCAATCTTGCCGCCTAATTTCTGGATGGCATGAGCCAAAAAGCTTGGATTGGCAAACACTTCAGGGTGACGTTCAGCCTCCGTCAAAATCGGTAAGACACCGATATTAAACACCAAAGAAGCCAACGTGATTGTATCTTTGTTAAGCGATGTATGCTTGTTGACACGAAGATAAAAATCCATCGTTGTTATCGCTTGGCAAGCAACTTTTAGGGTTTTCTGCCAAGCTTTGTCCATGTAAGTCTTGATAAGCTTGTTATTAGAAACAAATAGCTGCTCCATCGCCATTGCAGTCGCTATATTCTTGATTTGTCTGAGACCGATACGAGTTACTGCTTGGTTTAAGGTGTTTACCTTCACCGAACGGCCCATAAAAGCGCTATTGGCAACTTTGATCATACGTGCTGCAAGGGCCGGGTCGTGAGAAATTACGTCAGCCATCTGCATCAAGTTAATTTCAGGGTCATCTGCCGCTTGCCTAACCCGCACTGCGATTTCAGGTAATGTCGGCAATACCAAGGTGTCGTTATTGATTCTGTCAGTTAGAATCGTGAGCAAAGCATTTTCTGTAGACATGAAACCAAATCCCTTAATAACTGAATAAAAGACCTGACTGCAAGCGTGAGCTTATGGCAAAAGTAAGCACTTGCTTGCTGGAGGTCACACTGCTGATTTTTAGTATCGATAACCTAAGTATTGTCTAACTTTCGGATAAAGTTAAGAAAATCTAAAAAATAATATTTTATTTATATACCCTCAATAATTAGCAAGTTAGAATTCATGACATATGGTGCTTTGTGGCAAACTTTGCCGCAAAAATACTGAAAATGACCCACAGCTGGACACAAATGATGACCTTTCACGTTAACAGCGGCTTGCGTATCACACCCCAATCTAAGTTAACTAAGTATTGTGATACAAAATCGTGTAAGGTGATCGCCACATAAATAGAACACAGACAACAAGGGAGCATTATGAAACACTCTATGATTTCGGTTGCAATCGCACTTGCAACAGGTCTCACCCTAACTGGCTGCTCTGAGCCATCAACCTCAACTGAGAAAACTAGTGCACAAGCTGATACTAAACAATCAGGCTATAAGCTAGTTAATGCATCTCAAGACCGGCTAGATATTTATACCCCAGTAACACTCGAAACAGACTTAAGTCACTTAAACGATAACCAGAAAAAGATGCTAGCTATACTCATCGACGCTTCGGTTATTATGGATGATTTATTTTGGCAACAAGCGTTCGGCGAAGACAAAGCAACATTCCTAAGCAAAATCTCAGACGAAAAAGTACGCCAATTCGCGGACATTAACTATGGGCCTTGGGATCGTTTAAATGGCGACCAAGTTTTTCTTTCTGGCTTTGAAGAAAAAGCACTGGGCGCGGAGTTTTACCCAAGCGACATCACCAAAGACGAGCTAAATAACGCCGATGTAAAAGATAAAACAGGACTGTATTCTATTATCCGCCGCGATGAAAACGGCAAGCTATACAGCACTTCTTACTCATCCGCATATAAAGCAGAATTGGATAAAGCCGCAGAGCTTTTACGCCAAGCAAGTAAACTGGCACAAGACAAAGAGTTTGCAAACTACTTAAACTTGCGCGCAGATGCATTAGTCAATAATAGCTACCAAGCATCTGATTTCGCTTGGATGGACATGAAGAATAACCCGATTGATGTGGTGATTGGCCCAATTGAAACCTATGAAGACCAGCTATTTGGCTATCGCGCCGCTTTTGAGTCTTACGTTCTGGTTAAAGATTTGGCATGGAGTGAGCGTCTCGCTAAGTTTGCCGCTTTTTTACCTGAGCTACAAACCGGCTTGCCTGTTGATGAAAAATACAAGCAAGAAGTACCAGGCTCTGATGCCGACCTAAACGCATATGACGTCATTTATTATGCAGGCCATTCAAACGCGGGTAGTAAAACCATTGCGATTAACCTGCCAAATGACGAAGAAGTGCAACTCCAAAAAGGTACGCGTCGCCTACAGCTTAAAAACGCCATGCGCGCAAAATTCGATAAGATCTTAGTACCAATTGCTGATCAACTTATCGTCCCTGAGCAACGTAAACACATCACCTTTGATGCTTTCTTTGCTAATACCATGTTCCATGAGGTAGCCCATGGTCTGGGCATTAAAAATACCATTACAGGTAAAGGTACTGTGCGCCAATCACTGCAAGAACACGCCAGTGCGCTTGAAGAAGGCAAAGCAGATATCCTAGGCCTATATATGGTTGAGCAACTACTTAAAAAAGGCGAGATCACCGAAGGTACGCTTGAGGATTACTACATCACCTTTATGGCTGGTATCTTCCGCTCAGTACGTTTTGGCGCATCCAGTGCACATGGTAAAGCGAACATGATCCGCTTTAACTTCTTTAAAGAAGAAGGCGCGTTTTCTAAGAACACGGATGGTTTATATCAAGTGAATATGGAGAAGATGGGCGCAGCGATGGAGAAACTGTCTAACCTTATCCTAACGCTACAAGGTGACGGCGACTATCAAAAAGTAGATCAACTGATCGCCACACACGGCGATATCAAAGCG
This portion of the Pseudoalteromonas sp. GCY genome encodes:
- a CDS encoding sensor histidine kinase translates to MLQKSLSKKLLTNVLSVYFLLTFVVTCGQIVAEYVNTKDYIRNELTMLQKTFSRSLTRAIWELNTKQTVTTAEGLLAIPMIEGIIVRDDSGEIISQLGRSLDIHELYSQQLVQEEAIIEDTPSGLFGYTFPLIFEFSGRATQVGDVTLFSSREVVFSRIMISIYFLIGNAMIKTTFLIILFLIAFRKLLTEPLSDLTEQIEDFEVDNVDGHKIDIGAKERNELKIMEEAFNKLIDKVSEYRKKLDQTQKELLISNEKLDQHNIQLEQEVARKTSNLSQAMMDLQQQKYELEKQKLTLTEEIDLRKQTEEELLTKQKELEKYVDELNMAQERLVGSEKMAALGGLVAGITHDINTPVGIGVTATSFLQERLDQLEAAYNGKTLSPKALEEFISEAKQSASLLTTNLDRASELVASFKQIAVDQASEAVRTINLKQYLGEVIRSLHPKLKKTHHQVNVECPEDMTLNLPAGAISQIFTNLIMNSLIHGFENQDQGQIDIKIKEDNGMVNIVYKDNGKGVSKAQLDRLFDPFFTTKRDQGGSGLGTHITLNLVKQTLNGDIEVNSEEGKGLTYYISFPKDLQKPMAMFS
- the rdgC gene encoding recombination-associated protein RdgC — protein: MWFSNLICYKFKQDVTYAQEDFEKALEQDIFRPCGSQDMTTFGWTKAFGKHGQMLSHFSQDSILVCAKREEKVLPAAVINEMVAEKIEQIEQQENRPVKKKEKDDIKENILATLLPQAFKKSSLQFAFIDQKSGWVIVNSASFNKAEELLALLRKSLGTLPVVPAFANYDLDLQLTHWLTEFSAPEGFAIGTDAELQEPDDNGAQVKLKQHDLSSDEIKTHLENGKRVTKLALDWRERVKFVLQNDGTLKRLSYAEALKDQNADIPKEDLAVKLDADFILVSEEIKELLEDLTKGLGDDEGLES
- a CDS encoding EamA family transporter — its product is MNVKSISLALMVVIIWGLNFSVIKFGLAELPPILFSGLRFLVVAIPAVFFIPFPKTSVWNVLGVGLFLGVLKFSLLFIAMESNASAGIASLLLQAQVIFTILLSVLLLKETMNRFQVVGISIATFGFSLFFINSSGSTTILGAVLILFAALFWSFSNLIMKRLQDVNLLHFIVWVSLVPPLPLFTLSYFIETDAPLTLLLNTPTQSWLSIAYVGYISTLIAFAIWGWLLKNHKAAAVTPFALLIPIVGIVGSALLLNEQLMLMEAIGGGFILCGLTISVTGARLSKVLRKPPAEALS
- a CDS encoding HDOD domain-containing protein is translated as MSTENALLTILTDRINNDTLVLPTLPEIAVRVRQAADDPEINLMQMADVISHDPALAARMIKVANSAFMGRSVKVNTLNQAVTRIGLRQIKNIATAMAMEQLFVSNNKLIKTYMDKAWQKTLKVACQAITTMDFYLRVNKHTSLNKDTITLASLVFNIGVLPILTEAERHPEVFANPSFLAHAIQKLGGKIGGAIMREWEFTDEFVEVAESWANPNYKPEHVCYVDFIRVGAIVEGILQVSDKSAALKLYEEKGVIRAVNIFADEAYLETLEDVKTMFA
- a CDS encoding dipeptidyl-peptidase 3 family protein encodes the protein MKHSMISVAIALATGLTLTGCSEPSTSTEKTSAQADTKQSGYKLVNASQDRLDIYTPVTLETDLSHLNDNQKKMLAILIDASVIMDDLFWQQAFGEDKATFLSKISDEKVRQFADINYGPWDRLNGDQVFLSGFEEKALGAEFYPSDITKDELNNADVKDKTGLYSIIRRDENGKLYSTSYSSAYKAELDKAAELLRQASKLAQDKEFANYLNLRADALVNNSYQASDFAWMDMKNNPIDVVIGPIETYEDQLFGYRAAFESYVLVKDLAWSERLAKFAAFLPELQTGLPVDEKYKQEVPGSDADLNAYDVIYYAGHSNAGSKTIAINLPNDEEVQLQKGTRRLQLKNAMRAKFDKILVPIADQLIVPEQRKHITFDAFFANTMFHEVAHGLGIKNTITGKGTVRQSLQEHASALEEGKADILGLYMVEQLLKKGEITEGTLEDYYITFMAGIFRSVRFGASSAHGKANMIRFNFFKEEGAFSKNTDGLYQVNMEKMGAAMEKLSNLILTLQGDGDYQKVDQLIATHGDIKAELQKDLDKLSKANIPVDVTFKQGKQVLGL